CCAAATCTCTCTCCTCCACCCAGCACCAACTATACCCCATAAAACCAGCAGGCCTACCTCAGGCCCTGGTCCCCTCCCGGCACAGAAAACAAACCACACCGCATCTGCACTCACCGGGACCAAGCGCGTCCATGGGGATCACATCCTGGCTGCCAGTTTTCTCGCCCTCTgcaaggcaggaggaggagggggcgggCTGCACACAGTGGCCAGGGGGGATCGGGGCACAGAAGCCCCAGGTAGCCCTAGAGGCTCTCTGTCACTAAGGTGCCCAACCTCTGCCAGTTGGCAGCCCCACCCTGAGCTTGACAGCAGCGCGGACGCCGTGGGGAGTAGCCAAGAGGCAGAGGACAGGGAAAGTTGCCTATGGAAGCCGTCTCCGTGGGAGGTGTGGCTCCTCCTTCACCCTCACCCAAGGGTCGGGCAGTTGGGACAGCTGGGGTCCCCACCCTCTAGGCCCCCTAACCTCCACCACTCACCAAGGCTCTTGTCCACCAGTGGCAGCGTGCTGTCATCGAAGCCCCCAGGACTCGGTGCTCCCTTAGGCCCCTTGGCAGTAGCCGCAGCTGACTGAGACATAAAACACAGACACAGGGTGGGTGAAGCACATGGGCTGGGAATGAGGCAAAGTGAGCAAGGAAGGCAGGGAAGGCCAGGGAAGCCACACCTGGAAGCGCGCCTTGGTCCAGCCATCTTTCTGCAGGCTACCACGCAGCTCTTTGTAGCTCCACACTGTCTGCAACACGTGCGACGCCGCCTTCGCCTCGCGTACAGACTGGCTGTGGGGCCGGGGGCGGGGTCAGTGGTGGCCCCTCCCCCACATCCCCTGCTCCCCAAGCCACTCACCCCTCCCCTCCACACCTGGAGGCGACGAGCGCCACCAACGCTGGCACCCCGCGTGCCTGCAGGAGCGAGCGCGCGTTATCCAGGCTGTCGGACACGATTTCGTGGATAGTGTTGAGCACCGCCACCACGGTGTCTTCCTCCAGGCGGGCCCCAGGTCGCGGCGGAGCCTGTGCATTGCGCACATTCCGCACAAGCTCAGCCATGGCGTAGCTCCCTGAGGGGCAGGGCTAGGTGTCAGGACACGCCTCTGCCCCACCCCTCCAGGAAGGAGCAGGGATCCTGCGAGGGCTAGGGACGCTGCCAGGAAAGCCCCTGGAGACCACCACAAGGAACCATGCGAGCAGGGCGCTGAGCTTCAGAGACAGGGCCAGGAGGACTGGAGCTGCCTAAGGTGGGACAGCGCCGAAACGACAGGGGCGGGGCCTGGACTCCCAAACCTCCAACCCCCTCCGATGGGATCCTAGAGCTGCAGGCATAGTTCGGTGTCCAGGTGTGGCTTTGCAGGCGTCCTCACCGATAAGGTCTTTGTTGCGCCGGTCCAGCGAGAGGTTGCGCAAGGCGATGGCGACGGCGCGCACCACCTTGTCTGTCTCAGACTGCAGCAGTTCCACAAGCACCGGCAGCCCACGCTCTTTGCGCACTGTGGCGCGGATGTACGTGGCCCACTGAGGAGGCGGGGAGAGGGTTGCTCAGCCATACACCCCAGGCACTCTCCCACCTCCAGATCCTGACCGCTCCCTCCAGCTGGACCTTCCTGCTCCCGTGCCCGACAAAGCCCTACCCCAAAAGCTCAACGGCACCTCCACCGAGGCTTTCCCACCGTCCAGGGTGCACGCAGTGCCCGCAGCCCATGCACTTCTTGGATCTTGGGGTGGTGAAGTGGGCCCTCCTTTCCCCGCCAGCAGAGGCAGGAGCTGCACCAGTGAGGTGCCTGGGATTCCCTCTCTCAGGACTTGCCCACCctgccacacctggcccctcACCATCCAGTTGCCGGCACTGAGGTTCTGCAGAGCACCGGCGGCAGCCTCCAGGGTGTTGAAGTTCCGGCTCTCCGTGAGGAGGGAGAGGTAGAGACGTACCACCTCGGGTTGGTACAGCAGCTCAAAGCCTGGGTGCAAGGCAACCGCCACCCACGGTCACCCAGAATCTGCTCTCATCCATCATACCCCTCCCGCTTCCCGCTTTAGAGCTCCCGGGAGGCGGGTGAGCTGGGGCCAGGGATGGGTGTGGATGAGTCACGTAATGTTTACTATCAACATAGTCACCCAAGGGGAAaagcattcccatttcacagaggagcaaactgaggctcaatcAGTTGGACCTGCCTGGCAGCAGGAGCATCcaggaggcctggggtggggagggaggcgtCAACCAGGAACGCTGTCCTAGCAACAAGACTGCATTTCCGGGTATGTCCCTGAAGCTATGTATCCTGGCCACGCCCCTAGCAATATGGCCCACCTTCCCTGGCAACAAGACCAGCATTGGCCACACCCCTAGCAAGAGTACCTGCTTTCACTAGTAACTGAAGCTGTGCAGAGCCACGCCCCCTAGCAACAGGGCCCACCCTCCCCCACTGACAATAGAGCCCCCCCCTCTGTAAGTCAATTGATGCAGTGCAACCAGGGCAGCTGCCCTAGCAACAGGAGGCACTCTCCCTGGCAACCACTCCAGGTTCCCCGGCAATTGAGACGCCATCCTGCTGCTCTGCCCAGTGCTCCAGAAATGGAGGGGTCAAGACAGCCTTCCAAGCTTGCCTGTCCCCAAAGAGGGGCTTCAGCCTGGCTTGGGATACTACCTCAATCTCCCCTGTACTCACCCAGCAACATTTCATCACCCCCTCCCCAGTCCCCATGCCCCATGCTCCCTCTACTCCTGCCCTGCTGGGCTTTCTGCTCCCACATACTCCAAGAACATTCCCTGCTGGGGTATCTGCACCACCCCTGCTTTAACTATAATGCTTCCCCATAGCCCTCCTGCAGCTGGGGCCCTCCACTCTGGTGACATGCAGGCTCTTCCAACTGGTTAGGCCCCACCAGGGCAGACCTCTCTCTCAGGCCAGATCCCAGCACACAACCCAATAGGCACTGCCCTGCCCCTGCAGGTGTTCGTCTGGCCCAGCCTCTGAACCTGGATGTGAGCATGCCCGCCTAGCTCCCAGCCCTGAGGTAAACTCAGCTTTGTGGCTAACACAGGAGGCCCTACCTCCACTGGGGGCGTCCCTCCAAACCTTCCCACCTCTTATGCACCATGAGGCTGAGCAAGCCCctggcctctctgtgcctgtttcctccaACCTTGCCTGACATGACCCATGGTACTGCCTCCCATTCTAAACCCTCAGCAGGTGTCCCAATGCTGAATAATCCTCCAGGAAATCCTGCACCTATgggcctgtttccccatctgttcCCTAAGGCTCTCCAGGCCTGCTTGATGGCCCAAAGCTCCACTACCAGGGCAATCCTGAGCCCAGACATCCCCCAGCGAAGCTGGCTTCGTCTCAGCCCACTCACCTTTAGCAGCCTCAGTTCGCTTGGGCAGGTCTAGCGTGTCAAAGTTCCGGTCCATCTCACCATCCTTCTTTCCTGGAAGGGAAAGGTGGTGTGGGAGGTGAGGCAGACCCCATATGAGGAATGGGTGTGTCAGAAGGGTTGGGCACAGTTCTCTCCTATCCAGGCCCCAAAAGGCACCCCCATGTCCAGGCCTGGGCACCTGTGGGAGTGGAGCACCATTGCCAGAGTTTGGGCGGTTTAGTCTAGGAGTAGGAGTTGGTGGCAGTGGGGCCTGGGGacatcccagccctgcccctaGGACTCATCTCCCACCAGGTGCTGGGAGCTGTACCACAGACCCTCCCGGTGGCTTCCTTGCAACTGCCAGGTATGTAGACCGAGGAAGCCAGGAGCCCTGGCTGGATGGCAGGTGGATACAAGCCGAGAAACTGAAGGCTGACCGGGACAAGACTCGCTTGGGTCACACAGTAAGGCAGAACTAGGGGGAAACTCCCCCACTCTGGGGTCAGGACATTGTCCCAGGATCTACTAGCCAAGAGAAACCCCACAGCAGCCCACCTAACATTTGTGCAGCCCTGGCTTGCACACCTTTGTAACAGTGAGCCCACTGTCTCTCAGCCACACTCCCATCTCAGATGACACTTCTACCGCCTCAGAAGGCAGCAGAGCGGAGCCAGATGACCTGGGGTCCCTGCCCTGCTCACCCTCATGGGACCCTTGTATCCCTCTGAGCCACATTCTGCCCCATTCTATCAGAGAAACAGACTGCTCCCTGGTGCCCTTAGAGACAAGTATCTCCGGGCCCTGCCCACTCTTGGCTCTGCCCGGCTCTGCCCAGGTAGGCAAGTCTGAGGTTATAAAATGAGCCCCTTGGCCTTTCCACCTGCCACTGTCATAAAGATGGCAGCCCGAGTGATGAAGCCAAGGGTGGGGCAGGGCCCTGGGGCTGGAATGTGCTTGCCTCTTCCCAGGTGCCCACGGCACATGCCAGGCCTAGAAAGCAGGATAAAAAGGGACTCACCTTGGTGGAACCACTCCTCTGGGTGGCCGGAGgaagcagaggagagaggagaggagcctGAGCAGGCAGCACTCATCACCCCCCCATGCCCTCCCAGAGGCCTCAGGTTCCCACTGCACACCCTGGATCAAGCAGGCAGCATGTGGAACCTCATCCCATCACTTCTGGGTGCTGAGCACCCACCAGTGGGACAAGAAGGAGGAGGCCTGGCTGGGGTCAGTGGGGTAGGGGCAGGTGGCGCACAGGTTCCCCACAGCTGCTGGGAAGGTCCCGGGAACATACACCCTGCTAGTGAGGCAGAGAAGGTGTGCAGGGCATCTTGCCCAGGCAGATGCGGGACTGCCCCACAGGTTGGTGGCAGTCTACTGCTATGCTGTAAACAGTCAGCAGGCAGCAACAGCCATGGCTCTTTCTCAACTCATGGGTGAGTGGAACTTTCCCTGGAGTAGAGACTTGGTCTGGGCATCAGTGGGACCACCAGGCTTCCCTTGTGTACTCCCTGGGGGTCCCACAGTGTACATGGGGAAGGTTGGACCTGGGCCCCCAACCCTGGGCCCCGTCAACCATGTGACCCAGGGCAGTCCAGCCTCCTTGGCTCCCGGCTTCCCTGCCTGCCTGTTGGGGGCTGAGCAGATGTCCTCTGGCCTCCATGATGGGCTGCTGTGGGTGTACAGAGAGCCTTCAGCTGGGGCAGGAGTTGAGATGGTACCCCAGTCCGCCCCACCCACCTTTGGCCTTCTTGCCACCAAAGCAGCTGGCATCATCCCGCCTCCGGCGCTGGGAGACTACAGCACTGCCCAGGGGCCCGGGCTCGGCCTCCTGGTACCTATCGGCCCCGGGCACCTCCTTGTGCACGTGGTAGGACAGGTTCCGCATGATGCACACGCAGTTCTCCACCGACTGCAGGGAGAGGTGAGTGGCTGGGGCAGGGCACCCTAGGCACAGGGCCAGCCCTCAGGAAAGACTGGCCACAGGTGGTGTGCATGAAGGCACCAAGAGCAAAGGGACAGGGAAGCCTCAGTCGGGGGGGCAAAAGGGCGGTAACCACCAGGGAGGGTCCATGGGAGGAAGCCCCTGCCTCATGGAGCACCTTCTGCCTGCAGGACAGTGCCTACTTCAGTGTGGTCACTGTGAGGCAGGCCATGCCCAGAACGCCGCCCCAGAACCATAAGCCCATTCCCCTGAGCTGTTCCCACAGTTCCAGCCTCCCGGGACCTGCATGATCGTCTCTCCAGCCCTTGGTATGAGGCTGTGACCATCCCTGCCCACCTTGTTGTCCGTGTCCTTCCGGCCCACTGCCGACTGCAGGGCATGCAGGAGCGCGTCCACCAGCCCTTCACACTCCCGGAGTCGCCGCCGGGCCTCAGCACCATCAGAGCTCACATTCCTGTGTGGCCAAGAGCAGGCCAGGTGACCCCTGGCTACCACaaacttcccagccccactctggCCTCATGGGCTTGTCTTCATCTCCAAAACAGGCCCTTGCTACTGCCCTCCTAGCACTATTGGGAAAGGACCCTACAGCCTGGAGCTCAGTGAAGTGGGAGAAGCGAACTGTCCCCAGCCTCAGGAGGGGAGCCCTGGCAGACAGCTATCTTGGCTAGGGATAGCTGAGCAGGGGAAGACAGGGCTTTCCTGCCTCCTAGCTGACCTAGAAAGAGACAGGTAGACTCAGAGAGACCTGAACCTGTGCATAGGCAATTCTGGGTCCCTCGCCACCCCAGTGGCAGCTCTGGGCTCCACCTTACCCCAAGGTCAAGAGCCTGCAGGGCTGTAGGGGAACACCCTGATGGACAAGCAAGACTGTGGGGACCCAGGACTCTGTGGGGTCGGCAGGGCCTCCCAGGGGTAGGAGGGGAAGGGCAGAGGTCACAAGTGGCTGGGATGGGCCTCCCAGGCAGATGAACAGGGAGGTCCCAGCTCCCCACTGGCTGTCAAGTGATGGGAAGGTAGGTGAGAGCTAAGCAGGGCTATGGTACCACAGAGACCCCTCCAGAGGGTGCCCCTGGGAAGACTGGGGCACCACCTGGGGGTGAGTACAGCCCCATCCGGCCCCACTTCTCATCCACAGGACTTGTGCCACAGCTCTGAAGCTCCCAAGCTCTGGTGCTCCTAAGCTTGCTGCCATCTTCCACACTATCTGGGACCATGAGGACGGGGCCCGGTGTGCATGTGGCTTTAGCACCAGGCCTGGTCCACACCTCAGGCAGCCCGACGTGTTCTTGAAGACAGTTGTCCACTCAGCATCCCGTGGCTTGGAGTCCTCGTTGGGCTCACGCTCCCATCCTGAGTGGGGCACGATCACCTCATGGGTCAGCGTCTGCAGGCCATGGTCAATGATGACCATCTTCAGGGGCTCATATGACGACAGGTTCCACAGTGTGCCTGTGGGGTACGATTGGCCAACCCGTGCTGACCATATGCACCGCCTGCCTACCTCCCCAGGTGGCCACGCTCAGGACCTGTCCCACTCTCCTCATGTCCCAGCTCACACAGAACAGCAGGAAGTAACAAAAGCCGCGAGTGGTTCTGGGGGACACCAGTACTGGTTTCCAGCTAGGAAGGAACCCCAAAGGGGAGGAGGTGCAGAGACGGGTGTGGCAGTACTGTCCCGTCCCACCCATTCTCTGTCACACGGCAGGTGGCACTAACAATCCTGAGGCCACAGGGCCTCACAGAGACACGGTCAGGTGACCCGACCTGTCTCTCAGGTCCCATAAGGCACAAGCCCCACCACTGTACTGTTGGGGTGGGAACCAAGGAGGCGGGTCCCAGGGGAGTTTCTGTTGGGGCAGGAGGTGAGGGGACATGCCTGAGGGGCTCACTGTCAGCCTCCCGCCTATGGTAGAGACTGGGGAACCTGTCACAGCGTCTGGGCCTGATGCCTGGCTCCTGGGACAAGCGTCTCAGCAGCTGCACTCCTGCCCACCGGGTGCTTTCCCAGGCGGTCGCAGGCCAAGGGGCCTCGTTCCTCCCGGGCTGAGCCTCGCACTCTTCTCTTCCCAGGGGATGTGGGCATGGCCAGGTCCCACTCACCAGTGACAAGCTCGCGGACCTCGTTGTCCCGGGCGGCCCGCAGCAGGCGTACCAGGGCAGGCACACCACCACAGTCCCGGATGGCAGCCTTGTTGTCAGTGTCACGGCCATAGGAGAGGTTGCGCAGTGCCCCACAGGCCCGGCGCCGCACCTCAGCCCGCGGGTGGTCCAGCAGTGCCACAAGCAGCGGCAGCCCCCGCAGCTGCCGTACACGCCGCTTGACACCCTCGTTCTCAAAGCACAGATGCTGCAGGTAGGCGGCCGCATTGGCCTTCACGGGGTCCACGGGGTGCCGCAGCATGGCCAGCACCTCAGGCAGCTCAGGGTCCCGCCAGCGCGGCTCCTTGCGGGCGCTATCCACTGAGGGCGAGCGCCGCACCAGCCGGTCCAGGCTGCCCAGGCTGCCCCGTTCAGGCTGGGCCAGGGGCGCCGTCACCGCTGGGAACGCAGGCCGTTGGTCCGTCAGCTCGCCGCCATCATCTGCTGCGTCCTCGTAGGCCCTGCACAGGCAAGTGGGGCGCGTGGACATCGTCACAGCAGCCGCCAGCCCTGCCTCTGAGCTGCCCCATGACACCTTCTTCAGGACTGCAAACTCACCCAGCAGGGCTGGGCTGAGAGCACCTGCATCACCGCCCGAAGCATGGTGGGGACATAGAGAGTCATGCACCAGCCCAGTGAGAACCAATTCACAGCCAAATGCCAAACCCCAGCCAGAGGCTATCAGGACCCAGGCAACCCTCCCAGGACAGCAAGCTCACTCACTGCTGTCACCGGGCAGTGTTCCTCGATCCCAAGCAAAACATGTTTCTGTGCGATATCTGCTAGGGCTGCTGGAGAGACCCACCTCCCTTCCACGAAACCACCCTATCTTCCATGAGGACCATCTCTGGCTGTGCCAGGATGGAGAGTGGGCAGATGGCTCTCTCTGCATGAAGCCATCCCAGCAGGACCACCCGAGGGGTGTTCAGGCCACCAGCCCTTTGGGGCACAAGATCTCCTTAACTCTCAGTAGCCCTGTGGGTTGCTGTCATCAAACCCACTGCCCCGAGGCTAGGAGTGGTCAGGTGACTTGGCCAGGGTCACACAACAGAATCCAGACCCGGGCTATGGTCACGTCCCCACTCCGGAGATGCAGAAACTAAGGGCAATGGGGACAGAATCAGGGGCTGTGACAAGGGCCAGGGCTCTGGGTTCTGGTTACCCAGAGTGTGGATGGAGCAAGGCCGGTGGCTGGCACTCTTCCCAGCTTTTCCTAGGCCCTGGGCCTGCAGGATGGTGCCCAGTCGCACTCCTACCACCCCAGGGTCcacctttcttctctccctgacAAGAGCCAAGGCCAATTCAAACTAACGTGCACGACTAACTCAACTGCAGCCGCTTGACAAGTGGGGTACTCTGTAGTTGGGTGGAGGGTGGACTTCCCAGAGGAGGTAGCCACAGGGGACGGGGTGCAGCTCACCTGGTATGAAGGCCCCGCCCACACTCAGGCCTCCTCCTCGTGGCCGTGCCATAGTCAGGCTCCAGCTCAGGGCCACCCTCGTCATCAGCGGCCAGGCTACGCGTGTCATCCTCCAAGCCATATGGCTCTGCCTGGAAGCGCTCGGGCAGGGAGCGGCCACCTGGTGGCCCAGGCTCAGGACCCACTGAGAAGGCCTCCCGGTGGCCAGGCAGTGTGAAGCAGCCATCACCAGGGCCTAGGCCAAGGGGGCCAGCACGTGGGGGCCGCACACCCAGCCCTCGGGACAGGCTGCCATAGCTGGAACTGTCCCGGGGCTCGGGGCCTTCGGGAAAGCCAGCCCCGCTGCTGAGGTAGGCTCGAGAGAGTGTGGCCGCCGGGCCACCACCACGCAGCAGGAAATGCTGGTCCAGGGCACCATCAGCAAAAGGGCCTAGTGGGGGGCCGCCATCCAGCAGGGGGAGTCCGTCCGGGCCCAGGGGCACCTGGCGTACTGTCCGAGTGGTCACCGTCTTGACAGTCTTGGTGACCTGGTAGATGATAGGCAGGTAGGTGGGGTAGCCCGAGAGgcctagaaactgctttgttgggGCCTGGCTGGCCTTAATTTCCCACTCGAGCAATGAGAAGCCCCAGGGGGCAAGTTTCCATGTCCACTCTGCAGGTGAGACAGCTGTAGCAGCCTGGCCCTGCTCACCTACCCACTGCCTGGGCCTGTCCATACCTTGGTCTCGGTGCGCCGGGTCGTGCCATCTTCAGATGTGACAATAGACACATGGGAAGTGGGTGTGCCGGGGTCCTCCTCCACGGTCACGGTCTCCTCCAGCACATCAGGCGCCTCCGGCATCGTGGCCAGTGAGGCCTGGCTGCCTGGGCTCTGCTCCTGGGGCAAGGAGGGGCACTGGTGGGCAGGCCTGCTGCTCAATCATCCCTGGAGTACAGGTCCCCACGCATAGCAGCTCTGCCTCAGCTTGTGCTAGCCAGCACACCAGGGTGCCTTCCTCCTGGTCCTGAACCCACCCACCCCAGGGCCTGTCTCGGCCCAAGCTGGTAAGGACAGCAATAAGTTCTTGCCCTCTGAACATCAAGGTGCTAACCCTTCCCTGGCACCCCATCCTGGGGGGACCCTGGGGCTGGACCCCCATCCCAGGCCTCCTCAAGCTGAGTTGGCAGATAAGGCCACAGACCCTGGGGGTGAAGTCTAGAGGGCCCTCCCCAAGCTGCATGGCCTGGCTGCCACAGGCTCCTCCAGGCCCCAGGAGGCGCCAGTGAGACCTGCGGGATGCCTTCCTGATGTCACCCACCACCCCTAGCTGGGACATCATGGTGTCCTGGGGCCTCCTCCCTCGCCTACCCCAGAAACCTTGAGTATAGAAGCCTTGTGGGGGCTGTTTCAGCACTGCCTACTGTGGCCACACTAAGGTTCCCGCCACCAACGCCAGCCAGACGCCCTCAAGGGACAGAAATAAGCAGTTCCCAGAACACTCCATGCACCTGTAGCACCAATATATCCTTACTCTTTCTAGTCCAGACATTCTTTAGTGTTGTGTAGGCACAGCCTGGCCCTACCTCAGGCCAGTGGATGGCGCCCCCAGTGACTGAGACTCTGGGCATCATATCAGAGACCAGACACAGTGGATTTGAGCCTATGGGTGCTCTTGCCACCATTCTGCATGGGGTGACAACACTGGAATTCTAGGCAAGACAGTTCTAGACTGAGACTTTTCTATCCACATGCCTACTGACTGGACTTaccagtggggaaactgaggctcaaagaggctaGGCTGGCCCACATCAGAGCCAGGCCCAACCCCTGCTGCGCTGAGTGGCTTGAGGACCTGAGACCCACAGCCTGCTCTGGGCCTCTGACTGCACAGGTGCCTGGCCCCAGGGCCACATGGCACCAACATCCGGGGATTGGCATCTAGCCAAGACAGGCAGGAGCTGAAACCCAAGCCCTGGTGGGTGGGTGAGGGGGAGCACATTCCCAGGCAGCCAGGGCAGGGTCAGCAGGAGGACAGGCCCTGCTCTGCGGCCCAGGCCCCTGGTCCCTGCACAATGGGTCCCTTGCCTGGGCCCCCTGGGGCCTACCCAGACACCAAGCTCTGCCAGGCTCCAGAGGGAGACTGCCCattcttgggcctgggaggtgagCCAGGCTAGATACTCAGCGCTGCCCTCAGGACCTGCCTACCAAGGCCTGTGGGCTGGGAAGCCTCCCCAGGTCAGGGTCCTATCCTGGTGGAATACTTGACCCCCAAATGCACGCAGTGCAGGTGTCCGGGAAGGGGCCTGCACCAACATGTTAGGACAGGTGTATCCCTCAGGCTCACTGACAGAGGGAAGAGGTGGCCACAGAAGGTACCTCCCCCTCTCCCAGGGGCAGGGTCTTGGAGGATGACAGGTAAccttatagatggggaaactgaggcctggcaGGGGGAGAGGATTTACCTAGAACTTCACAGTGCAAATGGGATTTCAAGCACCCCCAGAGAAGGCAATCTGGCAAGGAAGCCTTTGGGCCTCATCTCGCCCTCAGTCTTGAGATGTACGTGGAATGCCTGGCTAGGAAAACGGGACCTGTTCCCTGGGAAAAAGAAATAGACTGAGGCCTAGAGTGGGGACAACTGGTATGCTGCCATGCAGGGCAGGCTGGGCTCTTCTCCAAAGGCACTGGGGAGCTGGGACTGCTCTGAAGCAGGAGAAGGCTTGTGTGGCCCATCACTGCTGGGGCTGGGCTACCCCAT
The Piliocolobus tephrosceles isolate RC106 chromosome 19, ASM277652v3, whole genome shotgun sequence genome window above contains:
- the ARVCF gene encoding armadillo repeat protein deleted in velo-cardio-facial syndrome isoform X4; this translates as MTPLPRGGEGAEAQASSGLGGDGWTGYDPGAAGPHPLSLGGGTSPRPPATPAPAPATPHLGAAPPDWLLAVTAARSAPAGSESAEPEPERPRRRSRAWSSHSHPRHWPAPPSPGPMPAELRQEQSPGSQASLATMPEAPDVLEETVTVEEDPGTPTSHVSIVTSEDGTTRRTETKVTKTVKTVTTRTVRQVPLGPDGLPLLDGGPPLGPFADGALDQHFLLRGGGPAATLSRAYLSSGAGFPEGPEPRDSSSYGSLSRGLGVRPPRAGPLGLGPGDGCFTLPGHREAFSVGPEPGPPGGRSLPERFQAEPYGLEDDTRSLAADDEGGPELEPDYGTATRRRPECGRGLHTRAYEDAADDGGELTDQRPAFPAVTAPLAQPERGSLGSLDRLVRRSPSVDSARKEPRWRDPELPEVLAMLRHPVDPVKANAAAYLQHLCFENEGVKRRVRQLRGLPLLVALLDHPRAEVRRRACGALRNLSYGRDTDNKAAIRDCGGVPALVRLLRAARDNEVRELVTGTLWNLSSYEPLKMVIIDHGLQTLTHEVIVPHSGWEREPNEDSKPRDAEWTTVFKNTSGCLRNVSSDGAEARRRLRECEGLVDALLHALQSAVGRKDTDNKSVENCVCIMRNLSYHVHKEVPGADRYQEAEPGPLGSAVVSQRRRRDDASCFGGKKAKGKKDGEMDRNFDTLDLPKRTEAAKGFELLYQPEVVRLYLSLLTESRNFNTLEAAAGALQNLSAGNWMWATYIRATVRKERGLPVLVELLQSETDKVVRAVAIALRNLSLDRRNKDLIGSYAMAELVRNVRNAQAPPRPGARLEEDTVVAVLNTIHEIVSDSLDNARSLLQARGVPALVALVASSQSVREAKAASHVLQTVWSYKELRGSLQKDGWTKARFQSAAATAKGPKGAPSPGGFDDSTLPLVDKSLEGEKTGSQDVIPMDALGPDGYSTVDRRERRPRGIGSAGEASEKEPLKGPGPASCF
- the ARVCF gene encoding armadillo repeat protein deleted in velo-cardio-facial syndrome isoform X1, coding for MTPLPRGGEGAEAQASSGLGGDGWTGYDPGAAGPHPLSLGGGTSPRPPATPAPAPATPHLGAAPPDWLLAVTAARSAPAGSESAEPEPERPRRRSRAWSSHSHPRHWPAPPSPGPMPAELRQEQSPGSQASLATMPEAPDVLEETVTVEEDPGTPTSHVSIVTSEDGTTRRTETKVTKTVKTVTTRTVRQVPLGPDGLPLLDGGPPLGPFADGALDQHFLLRGGGPAATLSRAYLSSGAGFPEGPEPRDSSSYGSLSRGLGVRPPRAGPLGLGPGDGCFTLPGHREAFSVGPEPGPPGGRSLPERFQAEPYGLEDDTRSLAADDEGGPELEPDYGTATRRRPECGRGLHTRAYEDAADDGGELTDQRPAFPAVTAPLAQPERGSLGSLDRLVRRSPSVDSARKEPRWRDPELPEVLAMLRHPVDPVKANAAAYLQHLCFENEGVKRRVRQLRGLPLLVALLDHPRAEVRRRACGALRNLSYGRDTDNKAAIRDCGGVPALVRLLRAARDNEVRELVTGTLWNLSSYEPLKMVIIDHGLQTLTHEVIVPHSGWEREPNEDSKPRDAEWTTVFKNTSGCLRNVSSDGAEARRRLRECEGLVDALLHALQSAVGRKDTDNKSVENCVCIMRNLSYHVHKEVPGADRYQEAEPGPLGSAVVSQRRRRDDASCFGGKKAKEEWFHQGKKDGEMDRNFDTLDLPKRTEAAKGFELLYQPEVVRLYLSLLTESRNFNTLEAAAGALQNLSAGNWMWATYIRATVRKERGLPVLVELLQSETDKVVRAVAIALRNLSLDRRNKDLIGSYAMAELVRNVRNAQAPPRPGARLEEDTVVAVLNTIHEIVSDSLDNARSLLQARGVPALVALVASSQSVREAKAASHVLQTVWSYKELRGSLQKDGWTKARFQSAAATAKGPKGAPSPGGFDDSTLPLVDKSLEGEKTGSQDVIPMDALGPDGYSTVDRRERRPRGIGSAGEASEKEPLKLDPSRKAPPPGPSRPAVRLVDAVGDAKPQPVDSWV
- the ARVCF gene encoding armadillo repeat protein deleted in velo-cardio-facial syndrome isoform X2, giving the protein MTPLPRGGEGAEAQASSGLGGDGWTGYDPGAAGPHPLSLGGGTSPRPPATPAPAPATPHLGAAPPDWLLAVTAARSAPAGSESAEPEPERPRRRSRAWSSHSHPRHWPAPPSPGPMPAELRQEQSPGSQASLATMPEAPDVLEETVTVEEDPGTPTSHVSIVTSEDGTTRRTETKVTKTVKTVTTRTVRQVPLGPDGLPLLDGGPPLGPFADGALDQHFLLRGGGPAATLSRAYLSSGAGFPEGPEPRDSSSYGSLSRGLGVRPPRAGPLGLGPGDGCFTLPGHREAFSVGPEPGPPGGRSLPERFQAEPYGLEDDTRSLAADDEGGPELEPDYGTATRRRPECGRGLHTRAYEDAADDGGELTDQRPAFPAVTAPLAQPERGSLGSLDRLVRRSPSVDSARKEPRWRDPELPEVLAMLRHPVDPVKANAAAYLQHLCFENEGVKRRVRQLRGLPLLVALLDHPRAEVRRRACGALRNLSYGRDTDNKAAIRDCGGVPALVRLLRAARDNEVRELVTGTLWNLSSYEPLKMVIIDHGLQTLTHEVIVPHSGWEREPNEDSKPRDAEWTTVFKNTSGCLRNVSSDGAEARRRLRECEGLVDALLHALQSAVGRKDTDNKSVENCVCIMRNLSYHVHKEVPGADRYQEAEPGPLGSAVVSQRRRRDDASCFGGKKAKGKKDGEMDRNFDTLDLPKRTEAAKGFELLYQPEVVRLYLSLLTESRNFNTLEAAAGALQNLSAGNWMWATYIRATVRKERGLPVLVELLQSETDKVVRAVAIALRNLSLDRRNKDLIGSYAMAELVRNVRNAQAPPRPGARLEEDTVVAVLNTIHEIVSDSLDNARSLLQARGVPALVALVASSQSVREAKAASHVLQTVWSYKELRGSLQKDGWTKARFQSAAATAKGPKGAPSPGGFDDSTLPLVDKSLEGEKTGSQDVIPMDALGPDGYSTVDRRERRPRGIGSAGEASEKEPLKLDPSRKAPPPGPSRPAVRLVDAVGDAKPQPVDSWV
- the ARVCF gene encoding armadillo repeat protein deleted in velo-cardio-facial syndrome isoform X6; its protein translation is MPEAPDVLEETVTVEEDPGTPTSHVSIVTSEDGTTRRTETKVTKTVKTVTTRTVRQVPLGPDGLPLLDGGPPLGPFADGALDQHFLLRGGGPAATLSRAYLSSGAGFPEGPEPRDSSSYGSLSRGLGVRPPRAGPLGLGPGDGCFTLPGHREAFSVGPEPGPPGGRSLPERFQAEPYGLEDDTRSLAADDEGGPELEPDYGTATRRRPECGRGLHTRAYEDAADDGGELTDQRPAFPAVTAPLAQPERGSLGSLDRLVRRSPSVDSARKEPRWRDPELPEVLAMLRHPVDPVKANAAAYLQHLCFENEGVKRRVRQLRGLPLLVALLDHPRAEVRRRACGALRNLSYGRDTDNKAAIRDCGGVPALVRLLRAARDNEVRELVTGTLWNLSSYEPLKMVIIDHGLQTLTHEVIVPHSGWEREPNEDSKPRDAEWTTVFKNTSGCLRNVSSDGAEARRRLRECEGLVDALLHALQSAVGRKDTDNKSVENCVCIMRNLSYHVHKEVPGADRYQEAEPGPLGSAVVSQRRRRDDASCFGGKKAKEEWFHQGKKDGEMDRNFDTLDLPKRTEAAKGFELLYQPEVVRLYLSLLTESRNFNTLEAAAGALQNLSAGNWMWATYIRATVRKERGLPVLVELLQSETDKVVRAVAIALRNLSLDRRNKDLIGSYAMAELVRNVRNAQAPPRPGARLEEDTVVAVLNTIHEIVSDSLDNARSLLQARGVPALVALVASSQSVREAKAASHVLQTVWSYKELRGSLQKDGWTKARFQSAAATAKGPKGAPSPGGFDDSTLPLVDKSLEGEKTGSQDVIPMDALGPDGYSTVDRRERRPRGIGSAGEASEKEPLKLDPSRKAPPPGPSRPAVRLVDAVGDAKPQPVDSWV